The Montipora capricornis isolate CH-2021 unplaced genomic scaffold, ASM3666992v2 scaffold_467, whole genome shotgun sequence genome contains the following window.
AAAACAAGGGAATGATCACTAATCCCAACGTGCACAACCTCAAAGTTTGAAACCTTTTCCGGGAAATTAGTTATGCATAAATCGATCAGGCTTTTTGACACCTGGGTAATACGTGTTGGTTCCGTGATTAATTTGCTAAGACCATAGATATCAAGAATGTTAGTTAATGAACACGAAATATGTGCTGTTGCCTCAGGCAACAAATTGCAGTTAACATCGCCAAGTAGATGCAACTCCTTATTTTCAGCGTCAATTTTGTCTATCAATTCTTCAAACTCGTTAAACAATTCGATGGGACATAGTTAATATATGttggctggttatgaaactcgacaagtttctttgtttcatgttttaattcgtttttttggccttgaccctgcacaaaacccgacaaaaacacgctttttttcggcaggataaccaatcaaaagcttcgactagtTTAttcttgcgaaccaaaaacaaacgattgtgcagggtcacggtcggttcaacatctgaTTGCGACTGCattgttcctgcttttaaaattcccagggtttcataaccagtccctagattaactatggatGGGAGAACCTGGGGGCCGATACCAGGTGCCAACCACGAATCCTGTACTTCGAGGCATGCTGATTTCAACGAATAAACACTCCACATTATCGTTATTTTACGGAGCCCTGTTAGTGCCACCCGGGTGTGCGTATACTTTTTATTTACTTCTGGCGAGACTTTTTTACTTTGGGCgtgactcttgtttttatttgtgtcagtggcgcgactttttttatttggcgcgactttttttatttggcgcgacttttttcacttggcgcgacttttcttaatttggcgcgactttttttatttggcgcgactttttttatttggcgcgactttttctGTTTGGCGCGACTTGTTTATCTGGCGTGTCTTTTATGCCGGCGCCTGGGTACGGACcttatgtatcccttattatagtgtaATAAATATTGTAAGCAATAATCCTATAAACCCttgtttgattgattgactatGTACCCTTGTATACCTCTATATACCCTCAAGAGAGAATGAGGTtagagaacggatccccctgctccatcatagttttttaaagatttttagtttaagttctcgttcccaatgccgcgcTTAACTAAAGTTTCTTTCCGTTATTACAACTGGCAAATCAGGTGCCTGTGTATggaggggggggtgggggatctgctcgcttacctcatcctcttcaTACCCTCGACTACCCTTGtaaacccctatatacccttgtaaaatgctatttctgacagttgtagtCTGCGAAATTGGTagaaatggatattttgacggcacggaccagaggactgggtccggttgtctggtggggattatgggtaatttgtcgtacaaatagtgatccgttagggatttgaatccgtctaggttcagctttcttcgcctacttttttgttaaatttttcccttagcctccatagggtagtggcaattgcatagggtttggagaatacgttccctcattcccaaaggattttgggttttcgtatccggcaggtgcccagtgtacttttcctttaacaagtttttaggaggtcagtaccattaagtatgcttacgtattgttatgctagagcggagtttgtatgcatatggtaagcaaaataaaccggcttgtggcgcttgctgtcctacatgcccatgtatctacacagttgtgttgtgattgagttagtcgtgttgtgtctgattggatagtggagtcaaaattACTTGTATACCTTGTATACTCCTATACTGCCTATATACCTTTGTGGACTCTATATACTCTTGTATACCTTTGTATTCCCGCATAAAACCTTGTATACTTTTGTTTGCCCTTGTATACCTTtaagtgcatttctggacataagtacctatataaaagttaaaaagcgtTTGTAATTGTGTCCGTATATTTCAAATCGGGGTTTGTAGTAAAAGATGCTCTCTTGCTGGACCGATGTTTTTGATAGTGTCGCTAAGGTAGTTAGGTAATCCAGTGTGCCATACTGGGCATCCATATTCCATTATCGGACCGTCTAATAAAGCAGCAAAAAACTGACATAATAACTTCGGTTTTGAAGCCTGACTTTCGGAGAATTAGTAAGATACACAAGCTTTTGGATGCTTTCGTGGTTTTTTATcaataacgctcgaaacgttggctttcaaatttctctatgGTGGTCAATATGAGATATCAACCCACTTGACAAACCCATTTCTGTACTACAGGACGAAACTAGGTGGTGGAAAGTAGTGAAACTACTTCCTGTGGCGTAACGAAGTCAAGCTGCCAATTATATTGTAGAGGAGAACGAGATCTTAAGTGGAATGGCAGTTGCCAACTACATAAATCACGCTTTTTCGGGGTATACTGAGGTATGCAAGAGTACACAGAGGTATACAAGGGTTTAGAATGCAAGGGTATATCGAGTATACAAAGGTAAATGGGCAGTATAGgagtatacaagggtatacaagtgtttacaagggtatataggggtttaCAAGGGTAGTCGAGGATATGAAGAGGATGAGGTCAGCGAGCagattcccccccccccactccccccCCATACACAGGCACCTGATTTGCCAGTTGTAATAACGGAAAGAAACTTTAGTTAAGggcggcattgggaacgagaacttaaactaaaaatagatttttaaaaactatgatggagcagggggatccgttctctcacctcatcctctcttgagggtatatagaggtatacaagggtacatagtcaatcaatcaaacaaGGGTTTATAGGATTATTGCTTACAATATTTATtacactataataagggatacataagGTCCGTACCCAGGCGCCGGCATAAAAGACACGCCAgataaaaaagtcgcgccaaacaaaaaaagtcgcgccaaacagaaaaagtcgcgcaaaataaaaaaagtcgcgccaaattaagaaaagtcgcgccaagtaaaaaaagtcgcgccaaataaaaaaagtcgcgccagctaaaaaaaagtcgcgccactgacacaaataaaaacaagagtcacGCCCAAAGTAAAAAAGTCTCGACAGAAATAGAATAAAAAGTATACGCACACCCGGGTGGCACTAACAGGGCTCCGTAACTTTTTCTAtctggcgcgacttttttttattCGGCgtgacttttttttatttggcgcaattttttttgctgttgctCATTTGAAGACCGCTTTCTTATTGCGGGCTCAAACACGTGTGTGTTGCAGTATTTGAGCAATATGGCCGAGGAAATTGCAGTGGAAGTTGAAAACGAGCTTGAGAAGGCAAGTATTTGATATTATTCATGATAAAACGAATACTTTGTTAGTGAATACCCCGTCACGTATTTGCATGTcatttgaataagaataatgTAATACTTGTTTCGTTCTTCAAATGCTGTCTTTAGAGGAAGCAAGACCGTATAAGCTTATTATAATTTACTGTTGTATGATAAAAAGATTATAATATGTAGTAATGGTAAGATATAGTAGTAGTAACAAGAATAGTTTTTGGTAGTCAACCACGCTGGATGAAGGGTTTGGTAATCAAACCAACGCACGGCGTTTGAGTTGACACATGAATGCAGGTAATGTATCAGTCAATTACAAGAGCGCTCATCACCCCCAAAAGATAATACAttaccggtcagtgtaaaacgcagattGCAGACTACAGACcggggataaaatgcagactgaagtTATAATTCAGTATAatttaattgttgaaaaagcccaaacccattagaaatgctaacagttaaagcctaaatattgttttagacctaattaggcctaaggttagcatttctaaggggtttgggcttttttcaacaattacgttataacctcagtctgcattttatccctggtctgcttcctgcgttttacactgaccgaatTATGATACATAACTCGTCTGccaggcgtgagaaattggaGCACAGGCGTGAGTTGGCGTGACATCGAAGTTATCTATCTGCAGGTCTGACAATCACGCCTTAGGCTTCACACTTAGCAGGTATAAGGATGTTTCCGGGAACTGACGACATGATTGCTTTTTTGTGACTTGAAATAGATATCTTTAGTTTCAGTTAATAAAGAGCGTTGTATTAAGACAGTTCTCTTGAGTTGATGTGAGATTGTGATTGTTGTGAGACTTTGATGTTAATAATAAAACATTACAAAACTTAACTCTGTGACTAAGTTGGAGAACACTGCTATTGGGTCTCCAAATGAGTTCATGTTTCATTTTGAGCACTGTTGTCATCCTTGAATTTTTCCTTGTTGCGGTAACTAATTACCGGCAAAAAGATAATAACCTCGCTAGTTCCACGAAACGCAGTTTATTTAACTGTAAATAACGGGAGACAACTTAGGCAACAGGGAACGAAGTCCGAAAACCACAACAACTGACTAGTCAGCCGCTTATATACCTATCCGAAGTGAGTCTAGAAGTTTCCAAAAGTAACTATTTACAGCTACTACAATAACCTCTATTTTAAACTTAAAAGTCATGAACTATTTTGAAACTGGTGAGTCACAGTTCTGGAAAATTCTTCAAACAACGTATTGCGTGACATTGACCTTCGCGAACTTTCCAGATAATTCCGATCCTTGTAACATCATTAGTTCATCTAGGGAGGCTCTTATGTATCTTTTTGATACcacaacattaaaaaaaagacgTTTTTATGTCAGCACTGTACATGTTTTACTAGGTCAACAGAGAGTGATTTATTCGCATTACCTCGCATTGTTAGAAATTTGCTTCCTTTGTTTAAGGCGCGTAGCTTTCGCTTTTTCCGCCCCTCTAGCTCTATTCACAGCATTCTACATCAGGTAATCCCACCACATCTGTACTTGCTGTTCGGTTAGCGTTAGGGTTTAGGGGTAAAGAACGGCCTTTTATCCTTAAAAAAAACAAGCCACTGCTCTGTACAAAGCCAACACACGTGTATTTGTGGCGAGGGAAATTCCTCGTGAAAGAAAATTCTCTAGGTAGCGACCTCTAACCAACATTTTTGTCGATAGGCGCACTTGgaattgactggtgcataagaGTTAAGATGCATCAATAAGAGTTTATGGCATTTTGTTGAAGAACATTATGTTCATGTTcattcaggccttctgaagattTATCTTACGATTAGCCGTAACATTTGTTTGATTATAATGATACATTCACAGGTTTGTAGCTTTCTACATAGAAGAGGAGTGGAGGAAAATGTAATCGAAAAGTTTAAAGAAGAAAAGGTTTACCTACATGTAGCTAGCACGCCTATGAAGTTCTCCTGCTATTTGAGAATTCTTTGATTCCTCTATGTTGTCAATGTTGACGAGCTCAGTTAGCTGGCACAAAAACAGCCTTTACAGATGATTTATTGACATAAATATGTTGTATCATGTACTTTAACCCCTTCTTTTGGCGTGATGTATCTTTGCATCACAACGAAGAATATTgcacaatttcttttctttttcgtcaAACAGGAATTCTTTCTGAATTTTCAAAGCGGCAAAATAACATTATGGTTTTCCAATAGATTAATAACATTAAAATACAACTTAATTCAATTTCTTCCTCTTCTCAGATGGATATCACAGCAGTTCTTAGTGCAAACGATGATGTCCTCAAAGAGTTGGGTCTCATAACTGCAGGCGACAGATTAAGCCTTCGTGGCTTTTGTAGCACTGCTCAAGACGTGCAAAAGAACACAGAAAAGGAATCCAAAAGGAGAAGACTATTGGAGGCCTTTTTATCTTCTAGGAAAGATCGATCTAAGAAGCTTATGACTTCTTCTGTTAACaaagagcaaaagaaaaaaattggaaaggaAAAACAGAAGACCAAACGAATACAGGTTGGGTGGAAACATTTCCGTGAGGAGGCAGAGGATCATGTCCTTGTACCTCTGTCAAAGGGAGGTGGCAGCAGGTATGCTACTCTACCAATTTCAAGCAATAGAATGGACGTTATGAAACTTTGTCAATCAATCTTTTTCCCTGATGGAAAATCTCATTATGGAGAAGCTTCTGAGATGGGATTTGCTGTTGGCAATTTTCACAATGAACGAGTAGGTGTTACACTGGAAGTGAATGGGACAGAAGTACCTTTCAGTATTGGAGATTATATGGAGGCGTTTAAGCTTAAGGATGTCAGGCTATACTTGTTATCCAAAAAAGTGACGAGTAGCAGTGAAGAAAGTGATGATGGTCTACCACCGATGCTAACAGTTTGTGACTCCCCTATTTCTGAAATGGCATGTGCAGCTGGTAGTACAATGGGGGACAGACATAATGAGAGCCAAGGTCTTATGGGTACATCAGAGGAGAGGTGCTCACTAAAGAGGGAGCAAGATAGAGAATATGAACTTTCACTGGAAGAAGACAGGCAAAAGAGACTTTCTCTGGAAAGGGCAAACACTGAGGCTGAACAAAAGAAGAGAGTTCAGGAAGCTAGAGCTGCAAGAGTTGTAGCAGAACCAGAAGCAGATTTCGTCACTGTGAGAGTTCGACACCTCACAATGGGAGTATGCTCTCGACGTTTTCCAACCAATAGCCTCATGACAGCAGTATATGACTGGGTTGGATCTTTGACACCTGACATAGTGAGTTTTGCACTTTGTGACCCCTTAGGCACTCCTCTTGCTCCAAGTAGAAAGGTGGAAGATAGGTGTACGATACTTATGGCTAATGTTCCACATACACCATCATTGTCTGAGTCAGATGAGGAAATTCAATTCCAGGGATTCGGGGAAGCGCATGGTGTTATTGACAGGACACTGCCAGACTGTGAAACAAACAAGATGGGAACAGAAAGAGACACTGATGTGTAAGTAACCAAAAATTTCTCTTCAGTTCTGCAAATCATGTGCGTTCAATAGAAGTAATTAATGCGACTCCTAATAATaatctttcatttaattttcaaatgtacATTATTCAGAACCAGTTGCCTACTTGTTGGGGAGACggcaaatcaaatgaaatgacCATGTGAGAGAAAAAAGGATTTGGAATTTCTCCTCGGAAAATTCTCTGGGAACAGAttagagaacaaacaaatttaacttaGTAAACAAGAATAATCTTTGATGCCCGGGCGCATTGGAGCAAGGCAAGCGCTTTCaacagagcgttttcactcacgtgacgagcagccatattggattactgaaacaaaagaaagtatttgcataaaaatagagttcagttCCCTGgggattagtttggaacaccatcatggccgccatttctttgttttggaacaccaacatggccgccgtgacgtcacatgaaaacgctCAATACTGTGGCAcacctgggcccagttgttcaaaagccgattaacgctaatcccagattaaaattaaccaaggagtttattactctactcccaaatgctgttcaacgctgatattcagcagAACTTGagattagaagaagtcaatcttgaaaaacaagaataagaaaaataacctttcaccaaaaagttgaaaacatgaagcaaaagtttacgctaatcctggattaagttaatcggctttcgaacaaccgggccctggtctaTAAGACTTATTTACAATATATCAGTGACATACTCctattttaacaattattgtatTATCATTTCACCATCTTCTCAAGTACAAGGGTAACAATTTATTGAAGTTTAGGATAAGAAAATTTCGGAATTTAGTTTAAAGTACTTAATATAAATAATTACCACATCAACAATGCCGTAGAAACAAAGAACTGTATAGTACCAATCTGCCAAATCCGTAAATATTATGTCTTTTTTACCATACTTATCGGAAGTGGTTTACTTGTTTACAGTAatgcaaaagtaatgatgtaTGGTGTTCGAGAAAATTCCATTGATTTCATAATAAAGGAAATGTTTAACTTGTATTTCTTCAGGGAAATGAGTGCTATGCAGTTAGACAACAAGTACGCTTCCATTCTTGAGGGTATGCCTGGGACAAGTGGGGAGAAATGGTTCTCTGACAGTGAAGAAGAGAATTCCAGTGCTGAAACACATGATGACGATTATGTACCACCTGACACGTCTTCTGTAACGAAACCAGCTTGTGAGATACTGAATGAATTAGCAGGAAAGATAAATGTTGATTCCTTGGCAAAATTTAACATTGCCCGTAATTTTATTTGGGAAGGAACCAAACGAGCAGTGTCCCGCAAAGCATTCTCACCAGCTAACAAGATATCTGTCAAGTTTACCGATGATGCTGGAACCAGTGAAGGTGCCATTGACTGGGGTGGCCTCATGAGAGAGTTCTTCACATTGGTTCTTCAATACATCCATGACTCTCAAGTTCTATGTGGTCCAGAGAATAGCAGATTCCTATCATACAATGTAAAATGTTTAGAAGATAATGACTACTTCGTTGCAGGACTTATGGTGGCAATGTCACTTGTCCATGGAGGACCTGCTCCCCATTTTCTTTCCCCTATCATGTTTCCCTTGGTGCCCTTATCAGTGATCAACCTGTAACAGTGTCATTGCAAGATATGTACGATCATGAGTTGAGGTCTTCGCTCGAATCACTCCAGGAGTCAGAAACCGTAGAGAAGGCGAAGAGATGTGTCTTGCAAGACAACTTATCAACTGTACTGGACCTGGCTGGAATTTTAGCAATGCCATTGCAAACACTTGATGATGTCAAGAGAATGGTTGCAACAACGGCACAGTGGTTCGTTCTTGGGCGATGTAAACCAGCCCTTGAAGTCTTCCGGGAAGGCCTTTCTGCCCTTGGAGTGTTGAGAGCAGCGAAGGAACATCCCGATAGTTTTAGGCCATTGTTTTGTGACCTACCTGAAAAGCTCACAGCAGAAAGAATAGAGAAATTGTTTCAGGCAAAGACCAGCCCGCCTGGTTCCTCAAAGGCAGTGACTGAGAGCCTTGTTTTATCCAGATGGAGCGATTACCTCCAGGATGTAGAAGACGAAGAGACTGGCATCACCTTGAGTGACATTTTGTTCTTCACCACTGGCTGCAGAGTGTTACCACAACGTGAGATCCCTGTCACCGTTGAGTTTTTAGATGAACTACCTTCAAGGTTTCCAACAGCAAACACATGTTCAAGCATTCTCCGACTTCCAGTCGTACACCAGGCTTATGAGAGCTTCAAAGCTGATCTGACTTTCGGAATATTAAATGCCCGAGGTTTTGGCACTGCTTGAAATACGGTGTTATGACAGTAGCTTTGCAGCTCTTCTGTAATTTGCGTTTAATagtttaatttgttgttttcagttTGAGATGTAAATAACCCGCACTCAGCTAGCTAGTTCACTTCAGTTTTACGGGATTgtcatgtttattattattaacatcatAGCCCGCTTTACACTAGCAAAAACGACTGGCACGGCACTCCGAAATCTTGATAGCGTACCTTTGTTTTTCGTGCACGGCACGGTCAATTTTCGTGTGTAAAAAGAACAACAGAAGGCATATTAGGCACCCTGTGCCACAAATTATAGGGGCGGCGAGCACGTCTCAGGAGGTGTGCTCGGCACTCCAAATATCGGTACCGTGCCGCTATTTTGGAGCGCTATGCCAATTTTGAGCGTGTGTAAAAGGGGTTTATGACATTTACGTAACGATGAAATGATGGCCCACAAATTTCTGTACGAGGTTACTGTTTTTTTTACATGTGCTTGCATCCCGATTCGCTACCATTCAAGGTGGTGTTTGTTGTGAATCAGAACACAGCAAGTCTTACAGGTTTAATTGATGTTAGGTTGTTAAAGTTTCGTGTTTCGTTGGCATCATTTTGTTATATGATGTCTGTTTACTTTGTTGCCTTAAACAATGAGATAGCCTGACAGTGTTCAGTGGCTGGATCTCCCTTACCTGCagcatttttttggttttgttttgtgtaATGAATTATGTCCGAGGGCAACAAATGTAGTTTAAGTCTGTATTCTCTTTATTGCATCAAAGCTCCTTTGACAAAGCAATATGAAGCATGGATCGTTTGAGAAAAGGAAGGTGAATAAAGCGGAATAAAGCGTTTGAGATGTAATATATCAACAACGAGTGCGCGTGTTTCATTATAGGTTCCGAAAACCGAGATGTCAGTGTTTGGAACCtatgatgaaacacgaagcacgagtttttgatatGGCTTCTCAAACAAAGTTGCATGTGCATTTATTAATTCTGCTTCCTTTGTAAATTGTAATGTAATCATTGTTGTAAACAGCAGAAAATCAGTTATTAAAAACTCTGTTCTTtggtttaatttcttttgttttgatgcgTAAATCTTGATATCCAAAGAGGAATGTGATGAAAACTACGTATGGTTTTAAATACGATATCCAAATCACGTATGATTTTTATCTAGGTTTTAATTGGGTTTCAAAAGTCGTGCACGTGAATTTATCCACTTTTGATAGGCTTTTGAGcgcatgaattattaatgagtttgagaagtggAAGGTAAATGAAGTTGACGTTAATTTGCTGATAATCTTAATGTCAATATCACAGTAATCTGTTCATATCAGTATCTGTTGTGACTTATTAACCATGAGGCAAAACAGAACATGCATAACACTAAAACCAACGATATTGTGAACAATACCTCAGGTTCAATAATGATGCAATTTGCAGAGTAAAATATAATGATTAATTGTGGCAACGGTTTTTAGAGTCAATTAAAACATGAGAATATTCTGTTATCCAGATTCTTCAAAACTGAATTTGCAATGCCCAGTATTGCGCGCTGGAAAATATCTCTCGAAAATCATATTGCACTCGATTAAGGAGTTCACCAAGTAAACAAACGACTTTAGGCGGTTGTACACAAGTTTCTCTAAAATTGGATtaaaaacagagaaaagaaaattaggaTGTTAGTTACTTGCATTGGAATGGTGTCAGTGTCACCTTTATGGACTGGAATCACTTTGGCAAGTTTCAGTTTAGATTGGTGTACTCCTGTTAGGAAAGACGCAATGATTACCGCAACAGCGATGACCTCCGCGCATGCTGAAGAAATTGTGCCTTTTGATCTTTTCAGGTAGAAGTAGAAATTTTTCAGTATAAATGTTGTAAGAGGTCACGAACTTAGTCACGAGTTCAAAGAAGCAAGTCGAAGGGGCATAATTTGTGACACTAACTACTGTTTCACACTTTAGGCTCAAGATTCTTACCaattattaattataataaGCACAATGGGAAGTTGTGCACTGTGCACGATTAAGTGCTACTTCATCACAGATCCGGCAGTCTCAATTTTGAATTTGGTTGAACAACCTTACAAAATAGTTTGTCTTGCAAACTATGAAACACAAGACGTCCACTTCTATCAGTATATCATCCAGTGTACTTGCTGTCCACCTTGATACAAGGCACAACGACCTTTCGCACAGCAAAGGTGAAAGACTGATAAAAGCAAAACGTCTTCCCCTCGAAGCATCGTTAAGGCGATCGACACTTAGACGAATGCTTCCAGCAACAAACAATCTAAGGCAACACTTACCAGGTAATTCCCGCTAATGAATTGGCTTAACTTTACCGGACATTACGCAGGCGATCATGCAAGTAAACCTTAAGATATATCTTTCTGCTGGCTAAAAGCATTTTATGTGCAAAAACCGACAAACATTCTGAGCAAATCTAGATTTTGGACGCCTGCAGGAATAGGCACGTTTGCAATTATGTGATCCTATGTTATTTTGTTTATCTCATTGATGAGAGTAGAGTATAGATTTCGTGCCTCATCAGCATTTTCTGGCATTCTAAGACCTTCTTCTGTCATGATTACTTCAGCAAGTGCAGTAAATTCAGGTGATAAATCCACGGGAAGGTCATCACAACACATTTGTCTAGCAACATCTAAGTCATCAATAAGAACATCATACTTATAATCCACGGTTCCTGTTATTTCAGGTTGCTGGTACAACAGAAACGGTCGACCATGAGGTGAATTGTTATTTCTTGTTGAAGGTCGGATCCGATGCAAGTTCCACAGTCTTGCAACTCTTTGGAGTTCTTCGACGATAATTGCCATGTAACAAAACAGTAGACATTCCACATGCACAACATTAGCATCACAGTACAGTCCACTGCTCCTAAGTTGTTCAAAATGAGTCatccaccaatcagaagtacTTCTTCGCAGTTGTCCCCACCATGCCTCTATTCTCTGATTAGACACTGATCTGCCGTAAAGAAAGCTTTTCTCCCCAGACATACTGTCGTCTGCGTCATGTCGTAGATAGCGTTGAATAGCGGCAATTCTAACTTTTTCTGTTCCGAAGTCTCCACGAATTACACGGGCGGTGCCACCAACATTTTGCACACAGTCAAGAAAATACCTTGCGACGATACCCGGGTGGTTA
Protein-coding sequences here:
- the LOC138036201 gene encoding G2/M phase-specific E3 ubiquitin-protein ligase-like; protein product: MYDHELRSSLESLQESETVEKAKRCVLQDNLSTVLDLAGILAMPLQTLDDVKRMVATTAQWFVLGRCKPALEVFREGLSALGVLRAAKEHPDSFRPLFCDLPEKLTAERIEKLFQAKTSPPGSSKAVTESLVLSRWSDYLQDVEDEETGITLSDILFFTTGCRVLPQREIPVTVEFLDELPSRFPTANTCSSILRLPVVHQAYESFKADLTFGILNARGFGTA
- the LOC138036202 gene encoding uncharacterized protein produces the protein MAAAKEIRNNLIEEYFHMGFSYKEIIDCLFFNHEVNISLRQLKRVLSKKNLGRRRFSNFDEVVYAIEEELNSSGSVVGYRSMWQKLVVNHKLSVSKEFVRNALRILDPGGVERRSRHRLQRRQYHAKGPNFIWHIDGYDKLKPYGFCIHGCIDGYSRKIMWLEVGRTNNHPGIVARYFLDCVQNVGGTARVIRGDFGTEKVRIAAIQRYLRHDADDSMSGEKSFLYGRSVSNQRIEAWWGQLRRSTSDWWMTHFEQLRSSGLYCDANVVHVECLLFCYMAIIVEELQRVARLWNLHRIRPSTRNNNSPHGRPFLLYQQPEITGTVDYKYDVLIDDLDVARQMCCDDLPVDLSPEFTALAEVIMTEEGLRMPENADEARNLYSTLINEINKIT